One genomic segment of Clavelina lepadiformis chromosome 3, kaClaLepa1.1, whole genome shotgun sequence includes these proteins:
- the LOC143448325 gene encoding protein CREG1-like produces the protein MKCLFAALFFVCVSAAIGIQFQPIANVIYEKLSVDQYPSYNPPSWNERAKRARYLLHYSNWGVIGTISTHYNRSGLPFTNVIVVSDGPLDNSTGVPYFYVFDGDMSVEDAVKNNEVSLTLSENTVGYKYCNGLNYDPELPLCARVTLAGKLIKITDAEEKKTALNALFTRHPDMRSYPSSHGFYPARLDIELVWIIDYFGPSYVVPLSDYWAANPLL, from the coding sequence ATGAAGTGTTTGTTTGCTgccttgttttttgtttgtgttagTGCTGCAATAGGAATTCAATTTCAACCTATTGCTAATGTCATCTATGAGAAGTTAAGTGTGGATCAGTATCCTTCATATAATCCTCCCTCGTGGAATGAAAGAGCAAAAAGAGCAAGATACCTTTTGCATTATTCCAATTGGGGAGTTATTGGCACCATATCTACACATTACAACAGATCAGGATTGCCTTTTACCAATGTGATTGTTGTCAGTGATGGTCCACTAGATAATAGCACTGGTGTgccatatttttatgtttttgatggTGATATGTCTGTGGAAGATGCAGTGAAAAACAATGAAGTCTCACTCACACTATCAGAAAACACGGTTGGCTACAAGTATTGTAATGGTCTCAATTATGACCCTGAATTGCCTTTATGCGCTCGAGTTACCTTGGCTGGTAAGCTGATAAAGATCACGGAtgctgaagaaaagaagacgGCTTTAAACGCTCTCTTTACTCGTCATCCTGATATGAGGAGTTATCCTTCATCACATGGCTTTTATCCTGCTCGTCTTGATATCGAGTTGGTTTGGATAATAGATTATTTTGGACCCTCTTACGTTGTTCCACTCAGTGATTATTGGGCTGCCAACCCATTGCTTTAA
- the LOC143448321 gene encoding F-box only protein 30-like: MSENDLHEHCTLCFKKICTDKFKEVCKVVPCKNNCGFVMHKCKEVDHLEICPSSSQPCVNSLNGCPFTLPRGSIGNHLEICPASVVVCTMEWNRKPVSLQESIAMENFDPNQTIFNNFEVALALRDQRVLLESVVPEKEMHDIFDKDSLTRKSIFANNDSSDILEKTSYDGSTDVVKGLLVNGETESIVGDNDLKNNIGKDVANANKVSVDSTSLQLNEEQTPKRKPLLRRRFQLSPKKEYKNKSCDTSDLNIDMSNQRWLNPGVKILANEPITSIFEMIGAYEKRERISSSHHSEGLRCSYSETRLCSYRHVAAQTRPFFDVNKHIGKIGSAVQEDFSHRLNDTSHIDKESHNKLLYTTLALNRVMECLPRYERKSRSIYSFMCNHILRRDQFQAHFQNVHCDIYSALDGWLEQKCPYTAYGCTYSQLRLCPGNSENQLIFDNVRSCLAVTLNRKFNPADSIILNNESSDLALLDMPWEILEHILSYLDSYSFGQVAQSCSLLRDVCLTHLKDRGVVSLRWEKIYHPDSSSSWQVTGHRWSFTNSFSKISKWAFNKVPNINGHMQSCRFAESVRRSYTGSDAKRVKVIPVYAKSD, translated from the coding sequence ATgagtgaaaatgatttacatGAACACTGTACATTGTGCTTCAAGAAAATATGCACTGATAAGTTTAAAGAGGTTTGCAAGGTTGTTCCCTGCAAAAATAATTGTGGTTTCGTAATGCACAAGTGCAAAGAAGTTGATCATTTAGAAATCTGCCCCTCTTCTAGTCAACCATGTGTAAACTCACTTAATGGATGTCCGTTCACATTACCAAGGGGAAGTATAGGGAACCATTTGGAGATATGTCCAGCTAGTGTTGTTGTGTGCACTATGGAATGGAACAGAAAACCTGTTTCATTGCAAGAATCTATTGCAATGGAGAACTTTGATCCAAACCAGaccatttttaacaattttgagGTAGCGTTGGCATTACGAGATCAGAGAGTGTTGCTGGAATCTGTAGTTCCTGAGAAGGAAATGCATGACATTTTTGACAAAGATTCTTTGACAAGAAAGtccatttttgcaaataacgACTCCAGTGATATTCTTGAAAAAACATCTTACGATGGATCAACAGATGTGGTAAAAGGTCTGCTTGTTAATGGTGAAACCGAATCCATTGTTGGAGACAATGATTTAAAGAACAATATTGGAAAAGATGTCGCAAATGCAAACAAAGTTAGTGTTGATAGTACTTCCTTGCAGCTTAATGAGGAACAAACCCCAAAGCGGAAACCTTTGCTACGCAGAAGGTTTCAGCTTTCTCCAAAGAAggaatacaaaaacaaaagttgtgATACATCCGATTTAAACATTGACATGTCCAATCAAAGGTGGTTGAATCCCGGTGTCAAGATCCTTGCTAACGAGCCCATTACTTCAATATTTGAAATGATTGGTGCTTATGAGAAAAGGGAGCGAATATCAAGCTCACACCACAGTGAAGGTTTAAGGTGTTCTTACTCTGAGACAAGATTATGCTCATATAGGCATGTCGCTGCTCAAACCCGTCCATTTTTTGATGTCAACAAGCACATTGGTAAAATTGGAAGTGCCGTTCAGGAAGATTTTTCTCACAGATTAAACGACACAAGtcacattgataaggaatcacataataaattattatatacAACTTTAGCATTGAACAGGGTTATGGAATGTTTACCTCGTTATGAAAGAAAGTCACGTTCAATTTATTCTTTCATGTGTAATCACATTCTTCGCCGTGATCAGTTTCAAGcacattttcaaaatgtcCACTGTGACATTTATAGCGCCTTGGATGGCTGGCTGGAACAGAAATGTCCATACACTGCCTACGGATGCACTTATTCACAACTTCGCCTGTGTCCAGGAAATTCTGAGAATCAGTTAATTTTTGACAATGTTCGTAGCTGTTTAGCCGTCACGCTTAACAGAAAATTTAACCCTGCTGACAGCATTATCTTAAACAATGAATCAAGTGATCTGGCACTACTTGACATGCCTTGGGAAATCCTGGAGCACATTTTAAGTTACTTAGATAGTTATAGCTTTGGTCAGGTTGCTCAAAGTTGCTCACTTTTGAGGGATGTTTGTTTAACTCATCTCAAGGATCGAGGTGTTGTTTCCCTTCGATGGGAGAAAATTTATCATCCAGACAGTTCGTCATCTTGGCAGGTTACTGGTCATCGATGGTCATTCACTAATTCTTTTTCTAAAATAAGCAAATGGGCTTTTAACAAGGTTCCTAACATAAACGGACATATGCAATCATGTAGGTTTGCGGAAAGCGTACGTAGATCATACACAGGTAGCGATGCTAAACGTGTTAAAGTCATACCTGTTTATGCTAAGTCAGATTGA
- the LOC143448322 gene encoding ribonuclease P protein subunit p30-like — protein MSNLPVPAPGKFYDLNLPYDNAANTKKKLSMLADLGYEVVALSTFVESNSTSTKSKKKKFIIPEPPPILEIDDKIEASLKAHNKTLMQYKRLTIELKELEDLHKVRDALAHGRFDIIAVLPRTEKLFHSACTELHVDVVCIDGSEKLGFVPRHNVVKAAISRGIFFELCYSPMIRDNTIRRLTIANAQRLVEFSKGKNVILSSNALAQMELRGPYDVANLNTLFGVKENLFIHTVSRNCRAAVVHGFSRKTAKCAVFVQKINKVSTDEVNEDKAAETCATKDDHKFADGFPSGNVSKVNTASGDKKRSLFNTDKKKTKKKKNAVFSESNLPPVSKRQKT, from the exons ATGTCTAATTTGCCCGTGCCTGCCCCTGGCAAATTTTATGATCTTAATTTACCGTATGACAATGCAGCTAACACCAAGAAAAAGTTGTCAATGCTTGCCGACCTTGGTTATGAGGTTGTTGCTTTGTCTACTTTTGTAGAATCAAATTCCACATcaacaaaaa gcaaaaagaagaaatttatAATTCCCGAGCCTCCACCAATACTAGAAATTGATGATAAAATTGAAGCCAGCTTAAAAGCTCATAACAAGACACTGATGCAGTACAAAAGGTTAACAATAGAGTTAAAGGAATTAGAAGATCTACATAAG GTTCGAGATGCCCTCGCTCACGGTAGGTTCGATATCATAGCGGTTTTACCGCGAACTGAGAAGCTTTTCCATAGCGCATGCACCGAATTACACGTAGACGTTGTGTGTATTGACGGGAGTGAAAAACTTGGCTTTGTGCCTCGCCATAATGTTGTTAAGGCTGCTATCAGCAGAGGAATTTTCTTTGAA CTATGCTATTCGCCCATGATACGGGATAACACGATACGTCGATTAACCATTGCCAACGCACAAAGACTGGTGGAATTTTCCAAAGGAAAGAACGTTATTTTGTCCAGTAACGCCCTAGCCCAAATGGAGTTACGCGGACC GTACGACGTTGCAAACCTCAATACCTTGTTTGGCGTGAAAGAAAACCTTTTTATTCACACTGTTTCGAGAAACTGTCGAGCTGCAGTCGTGCACGGGTTCAGCAGGAAAACAGCAAAGTGTGctgtttttgttcaaaaaattaacaaagtttCAACAGACGAGGTCAACGAGGACAAAGCAGCGGAAACATGCGCCACTAAGGACGATCATAAATTTGCTGATGGGTTTCCAAGTGGTAATGTCAGTAAGGTTAATACTGCAAGCGGCGATAAAAAACGAAGTTTATTTAATACCGACAAAAAGAAGacgaaaaagaagaaaaacgcTGTTTTTAGTGAAAGCAACTTGCCACCTGTTTCGAAAAGGCAGAAAACGTAA